CCGATGAACCCCTTGAGGTATTAGTCGATGGCCCTGGGAATGTGTCGGTGTCAGTGTGGGGACGAGATAATCGCACGTTATTTTATATAGATAAGCGTTCCGAAGAATGTACGGTTAGGTCTTTGGATATAGTGACGAAAATACAATCAAATATAGCAAATTGTGTTGTAGATACGACAACCACCTTAAGCTATTCTAGTGAAAAAAATCTCCTTGGATTTATCGCGAAGCAAGGCCTCGCGGATGCTCCTAAAGTAACCTTGCTAAATTTAAACGATAAAACGGCGACAGAGTTAGGTTGTGAGCTGGACTGTGAAGGGAGCGAGCTGGAAAGTATTGCGCTTTCTCCCGATGCCAAGCAAATCGCGATTAGTCGCAACCTATCAAACGGACTAGAAAATCTCTACTTGAAAAATCTTGATACCGGAAAGGAAGTTAAAATATTAAGTGGGCATGATGATTTACGCGGTGTGAGTTGGCATCCCACAGATGATTATTTGGTTGTATCAATGATTGAGCATGGCGCACGCAGTGCGTATAGACTTTCACTTGAAGGTAAGATGTTAGGGGCACTGCCGTTTGATGGGTTAAGTTACCCGAGTTTTAGTCAATCAGGGCGTTTATATTTTCATGATTGGAACATTAATACTTCTATTATGAAGCTTGACCTTAACGCGCAAGTCGCCAGTTCACCCTTTCCCTTATTACAATCACAAACCAGCTTTCGTTATCCCAGTTATTCACCAGTGTCGAAGCGTTTACTGTTTGTGTCCAACCAATCAGGATTTGATGAAATTTGGATGTCTGATTTGGAAGGTGACCAGCGAATACAGTTGACGGAGCTCCAGCTGCAAGCAATGCACCCAGCCTGGTCACCCGATGGCACTAAAGTGATTTTTACTACAAAGTCGCACCAAGGAAGCCAACTTCAGCTTTTAGATACGGTCACTAAACAAGTAACTGAACTGGAAACTGGGCTAAAGTATCACGGAAAACCCAGTTGGTCTCAAGACGGTAACTCAATTTATATTTCTGATGAAAATAATGTCTTTCGCATTTTTCTTGAGTCAAGAAGTGCGCCGTTGAAGTTAACTGCGGGCACCACTGCGGTTGAATATAAGGGGAGGTTGTACGTATATAAAAGCGAATTGCAAGAGATGTGGTGTATGGAGCTGGCAACTGGAGCAGAGACGCTTTTATTTAAAAATGCCCACATGGCTTCTAGTGCAAGTTGGTCGGTGTCTGATTCTGGGCTCTATTATTTGTATGTTCAGCACGGAGATTTTCGCATTAGCTATTTTGACTTTGCCAGTAAAGCGCACAAAGATATTATCCGAGTTCCAGAGCGTAGCTTTAGCCGAAGTCGTGGGCTTGCATATATAGCAGAAAAACAATGGCTGCTATTTACCGGTTACGAAATCCCACAAGTGGATATAAAACGAATCGAAATGTAGTCATGAGTCACAATTTCTCGACTATCATAACCATAGGTTTGGATAAGAGATTAGCTATCCCAAGCTCAGGTTATATAACAAACTCAAGGCAGTTAGCCCTTAGATGAAGGATTTAAATAATGATTGAAGTTGGACAAAAATTACCACAAGCCGAATTGAGTGAACTTACCGCTGACGGCATGGTTAATCACGAAGTAACAGCGTTATTCGCTGGTAAGAAAGTAGTGCTTTTTGCTGTTCCTGGTGCCTTCACACCAACTTGCTCTGCGTCTCATTTACCCGGTTTTGTCGTGAATGCAGATAAATTTGCAGAAAAAGGTGTTGATATCATCGCTTGTGTATCGGTAAACGATGCCTTTGTAATGAAAGCTTGGGGTGATGCGCAAAACGCAGAGGCAATTATGATGCTTGGAGATGGCGATGCAAGCTTTACCAAAGCGCTAGGACTTGAAATGGATACTGGCGCATTTGGCGGTGTGCGCTCGCAGCGTTACGCTATGATTATTGAAGACGGTGTCGTTACCACACTCAATGTAGAACAACCTAAGCAATTTGAAGTCAGTAAAGCTGATGTTATTTTAGATGCTCTATGATTGTAAAATTAAGTGACCTGAAGTGCAGGTAAATAATACAAGTTCGCTTTGACTGGCCTAAAGGAGCTTGTCTGAGCGAATTGGTATGCAAAAGAACTACTATTTTTAATTTTAGAGACTAAGTCCTGGTAAGTGACGATAAATATGCGCTCTGTTTGGACCGAATGCCTCTTAGCTTTTTTAAGGTTGCATGGGGCTAATTGATTTACAGGAATTTTTTCAGCGATGTCAGATGTCAATATGTGATGGTAAAATCAGCCAATCATTTTGACGAGTGTGGCTACGTTATAAAACACAATTTTATATCGTCCGCCGAACTTAACAAAATAAAGCGAGTCGTTTTAGCTTTTCATCGAGCGTAGTAGGCTGACAATAGTGACTTTGATCAAAACAGAGCAGTAAATTCTGCCTTTACGGCACCAAAGTATCTAGGTGAGAAGCAACGGCTCGTTCTTTTTCAGTGTATTGCTTCTACTTCACTCGTGCCTCTAACTTCATCACTATTTGTGCATGTGTTCATGGATTTTTGAAAAGGCCTCACTTCAGAAGCTAAGCCTTTTTACATGATGATATTGCAAATCTTACGTGTTGTGAATGCTTAAAATGGATTGCTCTGTGGTTTGGAGTAATGCCCGTTAGCACAATGATTTGTATTTTCCCACGTCCCATCTTTATATAGCACTTTTGTTACGCAGGCCGAAGCGTTGTAGAAGAAATCATTATTTTGTCTGCCATTGTCTCGGAAACTACAGTTTGTACTGCTACCACAATTCCAACTCCCCGAAGCTGAAGCACTATACGACCAAACTACTTCTGCTACTTCTCTATCTGCAACAAATCTAAATGCAACCGAAGGACGATCAGTATTAGTCATGGCAGAACAAAAATCAGGTTTAAAAAATTGTTGCGTACTTGTTCCTCCTATTAGGCACTCGACATGAGCAGCCTCTGCCTGATGTGAGTATGTGGTAGTCGCGAGTGTGAGTAAAGCGCTCAAGATTATTGCTTGTTTCATTTCTATGTTCCTTATTTAAGTTATTTTTCCAACATCACAGAAAGTAATGACTTTTCCAAAGGCGCTGTGCTGTCCCCCTAGCACCGGTAAGGACAAGCTGCAAGCTAAATTCTCTGCTCCTTTGACTGCAGATATAGCGATGGCCTATGAAAAGTTAATTGCTGGGCACCTTGCTACAGGTCTTTATTTCTCTAAGAGCACTGATTCGAGCGAGCGCTCGTGGTACTGCATCAACAAAAGCTCTAAACAAACAAGTTACCAAGTAGCAGTTTCTCAATTTGCTCTTCTTTGTTATATTTATTTCATTTTATGATCTATTGTCAACTTTGCTTTTGATTTAAAGTTTCCATTAGGTTGTATTTTATGCTGAAAAATAGGACCTTTAGTTTGAAAAACATACACT
This sequence is a window from Pseudoalteromonas piscicida. Protein-coding genes within it:
- a CDS encoding peroxiredoxin; translation: MIEVGQKLPQAELSELTADGMVNHEVTALFAGKKVVLFAVPGAFTPTCSASHLPGFVVNADKFAEKGVDIIACVSVNDAFVMKAWGDAQNAEAIMMLGDGDASFTKALGLEMDTGAFGGVRSQRYAMIIEDGVVTTLNVEQPKQFEVSKADVILDAL
- a CDS encoding winged helix-turn-helix domain-containing protein, which encodes MQHSATYQLLDVKIDPVGHILSSAGQVCCVQPKFIEVLTVLALAYPSVVTREEIIEQVWGGNLFVGEKALTNAIWHLRKTFKTLLATNEEKSGIADLEVIETIRKSGYRLKVQPTFLDTKTTLSKSSEKNLPFKIKVIGAIATLLILFSVLLYFLVEQSSYQLEGLTDYPGRELFPSVSPNEEYLAFAWRKFGSHAGLYLKNLTRPDEPLEVLVDGPGNVSVSVWGRDNRTLFYIDKRSEECTVRSLDIVTKIQSNIANCVVDTTTTLSYSSEKNLLGFIAKQGLADAPKVTLLNLNDKTATELGCELDCEGSELESIALSPDAKQIAISRNLSNGLENLYLKNLDTGKEVKILSGHDDLRGVSWHPTDDYLVVSMIEHGARSAYRLSLEGKMLGALPFDGLSYPSFSQSGRLYFHDWNINTSIMKLDLNAQVASSPFPLLQSQTSFRYPSYSPVSKRLLFVSNQSGFDEIWMSDLEGDQRIQLTELQLQAMHPAWSPDGTKVIFTTKSHQGSQLQLLDTVTKQVTELETGLKYHGKPSWSQDGNSIYISDENNVFRIFLESRSAPLKLTAGTTAVEYKGRLYVYKSELQEMWCMELATGAETLLFKNAHMASSASWSVSDSGLYYLYVQHGDFRISYFDFASKAHKDIIRVPERSFSRSRGLAYIAEKQWLLFTGYEIPQVDIKRIEM